In Quercus robur chromosome 11, dhQueRobu3.1, whole genome shotgun sequence, the following proteins share a genomic window:
- the LOC126705544 gene encoding peroxidase N1-like produces the protein MESARLIQTSLLVFLLLSLSVSFVHCQATRVGFYSKSCPRAESIVRSTVQAHFQSNPTVAPGLLRMHFHDCFVQGCDASVLVDGPNTEKTAGPNLGLRGYEVIDDAKTNLEAACPGVVSCADILALAARDSVVLTNGPNWQVPTGRKDGRVSLASDTTDLPGFTESIDAQKKKFSAKGLNAQDLVTLVGGHTIGTSACQFFQYRLYNFTTTGNGADPTINPIFLPQLRALCPQNGDATRRVGLDTGSQNRFDSSFFSNLRTGRGVLESDQKLWTDASTRNFVQSLLGSNAFNVQFGKSMVKMSNIGLKSGTQGEIRKVCSKIN, from the exons ATGGAGAGTGCACGTTTGATCCAAACGTCCCTTTTGGTGTTTCTCTTGCTCTCTTTGAGTGTTTCTTTCGTGCATTGCCAAGCCACTCGTGTTGGGTTCTACTCCAAATCATGCCCTCGAGCTGAATCCATTGTTCGCTCAACGGTCCAAGCTCATTTCCAATCTAATCCCACTGTGGCTCCTGGATTGTTAAGGATGCACTTTCATGACTGTTTCGTGCAGGGTTGCGATGCTTCTGTCCTTGTTGATGGGCCTAACACTGAGAAAACAGCCGGACCTAACCTTGGTTTGAGAGGATATGAAGTTATTGATGATGCGAAGACCAATCTTGAAGCTGCATGCCCTGGTGTTGTTTCTTGTGCTGATATTCTTGCGCTTGCTGCTCGTGATTCTGTCGTTCTG acaaatggaccaaattggcaGGTGCCAACCGGACGCAAAGATGGTCGAGTATCATTGGCTTCTGATACTACCGATTTGCCTGGCTTTACAGAGTCCATTGATGCTCAGAAGAAAAAGTTTTCAGCGAAAGGTTTAAACGCTCAAGATCTTGTTACTCTTGTCG GTGGCCATACTATTGGAACTTCAGCTTGCCAGTTCTTTCAGTACAGATTGTATAACTTCACTACTACTGGAAATGGTGCCGATCCTACAATCAACCCCATTTTCCTTCCTCAATTACGAGCACTCTGCCCACAAAATGGTGATGCCACAAGGCGTGTTGGACTGGACACCGGTAGCCAAAACAGATTTGACTCATCTTTCTTCTCCAACTTGAGGACTGGCCGAGGAGTACTTGAGtctgatcaaaagttatggaCTGACGCCTCCACCAGAAATTTTGTTCAAAGCTTGCTTGGGTCAAATGCCTTCAATGTGCAGTTCGGAAAGTCCATGGTGAAGATGAGCAACATTGGCCTCAAGTCTGGTACTCAAGGTGAAATTCGCAAAGTGTGTTCTAAGATCAACTGA